Below is a genomic region from Actinomadura sp. NAK00032.
CATCGGACGGCCGTGCCGTCCCGACGCTGCTCACGGTGATCGCCGCGTATGCCGCCGGGGCGGTCGCCTACCGGACGGCGGCGTCCCGCATCCACCGCCCCGCGCACGCCCTCCGCTGAACCGGAGCGGGTGCCGTCAGAGCGATTCGGCGATGGCGTGCAGCGCGGCGGCGATGTGCAGGACCTCGTCCTCCGTGCAGACGTACGGCGGCATCGTGTAGACGAGTTTGCCGAACGGGCGCAGCCACACGCCGTGCGCCATCGCGATCTCCTGCACGGCCGCGACGTCCACCGGCTCCCGCGCCTCCACGACGCCGATCGCGCCCAGGACGCGGACGTCCGCGACCCCCGGGAAGTCGGCGGCGTCGTGCAGCTCGCTGGTCAGGACCGCCTCGATGGTGTCGACCTCGTCCCGCCAGTCGCGGGACAGCAGCAGGTCGATGGACGCGGACGCGACGGCGGCGGCCAGCGGGTTCGCCATGTACGTGGGGCCGTGCATCAGCACGCCCGCATCCCCGGAGGAGATGCCCTCCGCGACGCGGTCGGTGCACAGGGTGGCGGCCATCGTCATGTATCCGCCGGTCAGGGCCTTGCCGACGCACATGATGTCGGGAACGACCTCCGCGTGGTCGCAGCCCCACAGCTCGCCCGTCCGGCCGAACCCGGTGGCGATCTCGTCGATGATCAGCAGCAGGCCGTGCTCGTCGGCGATGTCGCGCAGCGCCCGCAGGTACTCGGGCGCGTAGAAGCGCATGCCGCCCGCGCCCTGCACGACCGGCTCGACGATGATCCCGGCCAGCTCGCCCGCGTGCTCCTCGGCGAGCCGGGACAGCTCGTCCAGGTACGCGTCGTCGGGCTCGGCGGAGTAGCCGAGCGGGGGCGGCGGCGCGAACACGTGCTTCGCGAGGACGTCGCCGAACAGGTGGTGCATCCCGTTGACCGGGTCGCAGACGGCCATGTCGCCGAACGTGTCGCCGTGGTACCCGCCGCGGACGGTGAGCAGCCGGTGCCGCTCCGGGCGGCCCTGGGACCGCCAGTACTGCAGCGCCATCTTGATCGCGACCTCGACCGCGACCGACCCGGAGTCGGCGAAGAAGACCTTCGTCAGCGGCTCCGGCGTGAGCTCGACGAGGCGCTCCGCGAGCCGCACGGCCGGCGGATGCGTGAGCCCGCCGAACATCACGTGCGCCATCTTGCCGAGCTGCCCGGTCACGGCCGCGTTCAGCTTCGGGTGGTTGTACCCGTGCACGGCCGCCCACCACGACGACATCCCGTCGATCAGCTCGGTGCCGTCCGCGAGCATCAGCCGGACCCCGTCCGCCGACACGACCGGCAGCGCGGGCGCCGGCGCGGGCATCGGCGCGTAGGGGTGCCAGATGTGCTCCCGGTCGAACGCGAGCATCCGCTCGGTCTCCCGCGGGCTCATCCGCCCGAGCTGCAGCGGGATCACGCCCCGCCCTCCTCGTCCGCGCGAGCGGCCGCGTCCTCGTCGCCCTTCACGGCCGGTTCGGAGGACGGCGGCGCCCCGCCGTCACCAGAGGTCTCGTCGGCACCGGAGGTCTCGCCGTCCTTGGCGTCCTCGTCGGCGGCGGCGTCCGGGAGGAGGCCCTCGGCGGCGGCCCAGCGGCGGAGTTCCGCCGCGGCGGCGTCCCGGCCGATGATGCCCCGGTCGAGGCGGAGTTCGAGGAGGAACTTGTACGCCCTGCCCACGAGCGGGCCCGGCTTGATGCCGAGGATGTCCTGGATCTCGTTGCCGTCGATCTCCGGGCGGATCGCGGCGAGCTCCTCCTCCTCGGCGAGCCGGTCGATCCGCTGCTCCAGGTCGTCGTAGGTGCGGCGGAGCCGGTCGGCCTTGCGCTTGTTGCGGGTGGTGCAGTCGGCGCGGGTGAGCTTGTGCAGGCGCGACAGCAGCGGCCCGGCGTCGCGGACGTAGCGGCGGACGGCGGAGTCGGTCCACTCGCCGGTGCCGTAGCCGTGGAAGCGCAGGTGCAGCTCCACCAGCCGGGACACCTCGTTGATGACGTCCTTCGGGTAGCGCAGCGCGGTCAGCCGCTTGCGGGTCATCTTCGCGCCGACGACCTCGTGGTGGTGGAACGACACCCGGCCGCCCGGCTCGAACCGGCGCGTCTTCGGCTTGCCGATGTCGTGCAGCAGCGCGGCGAGGCGCAGTACGAGGTCGGGCCCGTCCTGCTCCTGCGCGATCGCCTGCTCCAGGACGATCAGCGAGTGCTCGTAGACGTCCTTGTGCCGGTGGTGCTCGTCGATCTCCAGCCGCAGCATCGGCAGCTCCGGCAGGACGTGCGCGGCGAGGCCGGTCTCGACCAGCAGCGCCAGGCCCTCCCGCGGGTACCGGCCGCAGATCAGCTTGGACAGCTCGTCGCGGACGCGCTCGGCGGAGACGATCTCGATGCGGCCCGCCATGTCCTTCATCGCGCGGACGACGTCGGGCGCGACGGTGAACCCGAGCTGCGAGGCGAAGCGCGCGGCGCGCAGCATCCGCAGCGGGTCGTCGTTGAAGGAGTCCTCCGGCTTGCCGGGCGTCCGCAGGACCTTGCGATGCAGGTCGGTGAGGCCGCCGAACGGGTCGACGAACTCGTGGCCGGGCAGCCGCGCCGCCATCGCGTTGACGGCGAAGTCGCGGCGGCGGAGGTCCTCGACGAGGGACGTCCCGTACGAGACGTCCGGCTTGCGGGACTTCGGGTCGTAGGACTCGCTGCGGTAGGTGGTGATCTCCAGCTCGACGCCGTTCTTGCGGAGGCCGACCGTGCCGAACTCGATGCCGATCGTCCAGTGCGCGTCCGCCCAGTCGCGGATGATCTCCAGGGTGCGCTCGGGCGGCGCGTCGGTGGTGAGGTCGACGTCCTTGCTCGGACGGCGCAGCAGCGCGTCCCGGACCGGCCCGCCGACCAGCGCCAGCTCGTGACCGGCCGCCGCGAACAGGGCGCCGAGGTCGTCGGCGACGGGCGCGATGCCGCGCAGCAGCTCGGCGATCGCGATGCGCCGCGAGGACTCTGGGGTCACGTTCTGGTTGGACACGGCCATCGAGCGTATTTCCTTGATTGACGGGCTGACAAAGGACTTTGTGGCGATCGGCGGGGGTCCGCGCGAGAGCCTTTGCGGGGCCGGAGCCGGACGCGCCCCTTCACATGCCGCGATCTCCGGGTTACGTTCTGGGCACTCCGATGACGCCGACGCGACCCCGGTGAGCCTCCCGCACGACAACGGTAGCGGGATCCCAAGGGCCCCGGTCCGCCGCACGTGCGGCTGAGGCGCATCAGGAGGGTTTACGTGACGTATGACGCGAGTTAGGCCACTCGTTCCGGGTATGTGGGGATATCCCCCACAGAGTGGAAAGCACGGGGACACAGCGAAACCAGTTCCGGGGGTGAGCGGGGAGACCCCCGCGGGATGGAGCCCGACATGAAGGACGCTCTCGCCATCCACCGCGCGCTGCTCGAATGGGAGACCGTGCACGAGATCGTGCGGCTGCCCGTCGCGATGACCACCGCCGACGAACTCCCCAAGGCCCTCGGGCTCCCGGCGGAGCGGTGCCTGGTGACGCGCGTCTACGCGTGCGACGGCGTCCACCCGCGCGAGGGCGCCCACGCGCGGGAAGCCCACGCGCGGGAAGGCGGCCGCACGTGGGAGAGCGGCCGCACGTGGGAAGCCGGCCACGCGCGTGATGGCGGCCGGCGCGGCCGGCGCTTCCTGGCGGGCGTGATCGTCCCGGCGGGCGGACGGCCCCCGGCCGAGGCGGTCCGGCGCGCGGTCGGCGCCCGTGCCGTCCGGCCCGCGCACCCCGACCTCGTGAACGCCGTCACCGAGTACGCGGCCGGGCTCGTCTGCCCGCTGCTGCTGCCCGACTCGATGCCGCTGCTGATCGACCCGCTGCTGGCCGGCGGCCTGGACACCGACGACGTCGTCTACACCGCGACCGGCGAGGCCTCGACCGCCCTCGGGATCCGGGGCGGCTCCCTGTACGCCCTCTGCCACGCGAAGCCGATGGACCTGCCGCCCGCCGCGCCGCTCCCGTCCCCCGCCGAACCGCAGACCGCCCGCTCCGGGGCCTGAGCACACGACATCCGGCGCCGAGAGCGGAGAAACCGAACACGGCGACGGACTACCATCGACGCCGTGGTGCGGGAAATGTTCGCCCGCCGTCCTGAGGCGGCCGGTAAGGCGTGAGGACGGTCAAACGCGCGGTGGCGCTGGCCGCTCTGCTGCCCTGTATGGCCATGGCGGCGCCGACGACGCTGGCGTCTCCGGCCCTCGCCCAACGCGCCCCGGCGCAGGCCCAGGCGCAAGCGCTGAGCAAGGCGCGCGCGCAGGTGGCCATGGCGCTGAGCAAGGTCGACCCCAAGAGCGCCAACGAGAAGTCGCGGATCGAGATCTCCGGGCTGGCCAAGAACCGCACCGACCACCAGCTGTCGGGGCTCAGCCTGCGGCTCCGGTACAGCGCGCAGCCGGTCACCAGCCGCAGCCAGCTCGACCAGTACGCCGCCGCGGCGCCGAACGCGCTGCCGAACGTCGGCCCGGTCCAGCAGCTCCCCGGGGCCGCCGCACCGGGCGTGAAGCAGAGCTGGACGTTCAAGACCACGGTCAAGCAGCTCGGGCTCCGCGCCCCGGCGGGCACGCCCGGCGTCTACCCGGTCGGCGTCGAGGTGCTGAACTCCGCGCAGCAGGTCGTCGGCGGCATCACGACCTTCCTGACGTTCATGCCGAAGAACCCGCGGTTCAACCCGGTGTCGGTCGGCTGGGTCCTGCCGCTCGCCGACCAGATGCACCGCACCAACGACCAGACGTTCCTCGACGACGACCTCGCCAAGGACGTGGCCCCCGGCGGGCGGCTGCACGGGCTCGTCGACGCGGCGGCCGCCACCGACGCGCCCGTCACGTGGGCGATCGACCCGGCGCTGCTGGACGACGTCCGGCAGATGGCGGTCGGCGACTACATGGTCCGGCCGCCCGGCGCGAAGAAGGGCGTCCGTAAGGGCAAGAGCGCCGCGGCGGCGGCCTGGCTGGCCGCGCTGAAGAACGCCAGCAAGAAGGACCCGTACTTCACCCTCCCCTACGCCGACCCGGACGTCGTGGCCCTCGTCCGCCGCAAGACGCCCCGCGACATCGCCGACGCGTTCGCCGAGCGCAACACCGGCGTCGCGACACAGGTGCTCGGACGCGCCGCGAACGCCCGCGTCGCCTGGCCGCCGGCCGGCGCCGCCGGCCCCGGCACGGTCGACCAGCTCGCCAAGAACGCCCTGAAGGACGGCGGCGCGTTCCTGATGAGCAGCTCCCAGTTCCAGAACCCGGCGACGGGCGCGCTGCCGAACGCCACGACCACCCTCCAGCCCCACTACGGCGACCGGAAGGCGCTCCTCTACGACGACAAGATCAACCAGATCGTCAGCGAGGGCTCCCGGTCGGTCTCCGGGGGGCTGCTCAGCGAGCAGCGCTTCCTGGCCGAGACCGCGATGATCGCGGCGGAGGCCCCGAACCGGCAGCGCACCCTCGTCGTCGCCCCCGACCGGCACTGGAACCCGGCCGGCGGGGTCGCCAAGAACCTGCTCAAGTACACCAAGAAGGCCCGCTGGCTGCGCGCGGTGCCGCTCGCCAAGATCGAGTCGACCGCGCCGCAGGGCCGCGTCTTCAACGGCTACTCCGACGACTACCAGCAGTACGAGATCGGCGACGCGCACCTGCGGCAGGTGCGGGAGATCGCCGAGCAGGCCGCGACGTTCCAGGCCGTCATGACCGGCCCGTCCAAGATCTCCTACGAGCGGTCGGTGCTGCGCCTGGAGTCGGCGGCGTGGCGGTCGTCGGCGCGGCAGGCGCGGGCCGCCCGCAACCAGCTGAGGGAAGAGCTCGCGGGCGACATGAGCAAGGTCCGCATCGTCACCACCAAGAGCAAGCGGGTGCT
It encodes:
- the bioA gene encoding adenosylmethionine--8-amino-7-oxononanoate transaminase yields the protein MIPLQLGRMSPRETERMLAFDREHIWHPYAPMPAPAPALPVVSADGVRLMLADGTELIDGMSSWWAAVHGYNHPKLNAAVTGQLGKMAHVMFGGLTHPPAVRLAERLVELTPEPLTKVFFADSGSVAVEVAIKMALQYWRSQGRPERHRLLTVRGGYHGDTFGDMAVCDPVNGMHHLFGDVLAKHVFAPPPPLGYSAEPDDAYLDELSRLAEEHAGELAGIIVEPVVQGAGGMRFYAPEYLRALRDIADEHGLLLIIDEIATGFGRTGELWGCDHAEVVPDIMCVGKALTGGYMTMAATLCTDRVAEGISSGDAGVLMHGPTYMANPLAAAVASASIDLLLSRDWRDEVDTIEAVLTSELHDAADFPGVADVRVLGAIGVVEAREPVDVAAVQEIAMAHGVWLRPFGKLVYTMPPYVCTEDEVLHIAAALHAIAESL
- a CDS encoding CCA tRNA nucleotidyltransferase, which produces MAVSNQNVTPESSRRIAIAELLRGIAPVADDLGALFAAAGHELALVGGPVRDALLRRPSKDVDLTTDAPPERTLEIIRDWADAHWTIGIEFGTVGLRKNGVELEITTYRSESYDPKSRKPDVSYGTSLVEDLRRRDFAVNAMAARLPGHEFVDPFGGLTDLHRKVLRTPGKPEDSFNDDPLRMLRAARFASQLGFTVAPDVVRAMKDMAGRIEIVSAERVRDELSKLICGRYPREGLALLVETGLAAHVLPELPMLRLEIDEHHRHKDVYEHSLIVLEQAIAQEQDGPDLVLRLAALLHDIGKPKTRRFEPGGRVSFHHHEVVGAKMTRKRLTALRYPKDVINEVSRLVELHLRFHGYGTGEWTDSAVRRYVRDAGPLLSRLHKLTRADCTTRNKRKADRLRRTYDDLEQRIDRLAEEEELAAIRPEIDGNEIQDILGIKPGPLVGRAYKFLLELRLDRGIIGRDAAAAELRRWAAAEGLLPDAAADEDAKDGETSGADETSGDGGAPPSSEPAVKGDEDAAARADEEGGA
- a CDS encoding aminoacyl-tRNA deacylase — protein: MKDALAIHRALLEWETVHEIVRLPVAMTTADELPKALGLPAERCLVTRVYACDGVHPREGAHAREAHAREGGRTWESGRTWEAGHARDGGRRGRRFLAGVIVPAGGRPPAEAVRRAVGARAVRPAHPDLVNAVTEYAAGLVCPLLLPDSMPLLIDPLLAGGLDTDDVVYTATGEASTALGIRGGSLYALCHAKPMDLPPAAPLPSPAEPQTARSGA
- a CDS encoding DUF6049 family protein, which produces MRTVKRAVALAALLPCMAMAAPTTLASPALAQRAPAQAQAQALSKARAQVAMALSKVDPKSANEKSRIEISGLAKNRTDHQLSGLSLRLRYSAQPVTSRSQLDQYAAAAPNALPNVGPVQQLPGAAAPGVKQSWTFKTTVKQLGLRAPAGTPGVYPVGVEVLNSAQQVVGGITTFLTFMPKNPRFNPVSVGWVLPLADQMHRTNDQTFLDDDLAKDVAPGGRLHGLVDAAAATDAPVTWAIDPALLDDVRQMAVGDYMVRPPGAKKGVRKGKSAAAAAWLAALKNASKKDPYFTLPYADPDVVALVRRKTPRDIADAFAERNTGVATQVLGRAANARVAWPPAGAAGPGTVDQLAKNALKDGGAFLMSSSQFQNPATGALPNATTTLQPHYGDRKALLYDDKINQIVSEGSRSVSGGLLSEQRFLAETAMIAAEAPNRQRTLVVAPDRHWNPAGGVAKNLLKYTKKARWLRAVPLAKIESTAPQGRVFNGYSDDYQQYEIGDAHLRQVREIAEQAATFQAVMTGPSKISYERSVLRLESAAWRSSARQARAARNQLREELAGDMSKVRIVTTKSKRVLMGGSSGRLPVLIENRLPDQAVKVHLVATSENSAKLRLGRLEPEDAIIELQPGQKAQRWIPAQAAGNGNFHVQLELRIPGSPRRTYGTGESITVNVTGYGRLALLITGGGLAVLFVGVGVRAIRARRRRKAEAAGDGSTGMGSAGPGERGTGFPGPGFPGAGVSAAEFPGVPGAGPTAAGSPSAGSPTAGPAAGPATRPGISTGPAAGSAAAGAPPGSAPAAPGSAAARPPGAGAGAAGSAAEAAGPAAADRAEPGGIPEPAADGQAARRGEHRRRDRD